The following is a genomic window from Puniceicoccus vermicola.
ACGTTAGTGCGCCAAGCGAAGCGAGGCGCTTCTTGTCCGGTGAAAGTCCGGACGTTTCAAAGTAATAACCAAACAGAAACTACCGAGTGTTGCGCTGATGTCAGCTAAGCCATTAGAAGGATTGCCGCTTTTAGAGGCGGAGCCCGATGCGTTATCCACATGGAAGCGTGTCGGGATGGCGGAACGACATCGACGAAGCGTACACAGGGAAGCATGCAGGCCGCAGGGGAGTCGCAGTCCCCGAAGGCAATTTAGCCCCGTAAAGAGTGCAGATGCGGGTGACGACGGTTTTAACGTGCGCGGAAGTCAGCACGGGCAATGCCGCAATGGTAAGGCATTGTTCGGCCCGTCGGGGTTCGAAGCCGTGGCATGCATGCAAAGAAGCGTCCTTGAACTTGGGAGGCCTGTTTGTTTCCTCTGGAAAGAGGTAGGAGGCATCAACTAACCGGAGATGCAGTCGAAGGACAAACAGGAGTCAGACTCGTTCGTATTACTCGGAGACGGTAGGGCCGATCACGGGGGGAAGGAGCGGGCTGAGCGGTTACACGGGCAAAGCGCACACGCCTCGGGAAGGACTGTCCCGAACAAGAGCGTGTCAAGCACCCTGCTCGGACTGAGAGAGAAAGCGGGGAAGGAGCCGAAGTATCGGTTTCGTTCTCTGTATCGAGAGATCAACCTGCCGATGCTGTACGAGAGCTTTTACGAGCTTCGTCGCCACGCGGCCACGGGAGTGGACGGTGTGAGCGTGGAGAACTACGAGAAGGACTTGGACGGGAATCTGCGTGGGTTGTTGGAGCGTCTGGTCGCCAAGCGGTATCGGGCCCAGCACGTAAAGAGGCGGTTTATCTCCAAGGGCGGCGGTAGGCTGCGGCCTTTGGGCATACCCGCGTTGGAAGATAAGATCGTTCAGATGGCCGCGAGCAAGTTGCTGCAAGCAATTTACGAAGCGGACTTTCTGGATATGAGTAAAGGGTATCGGCCGAAGCGGGGAGCGCGCGATGCGAGCCAGGAACTGCGCGAACGACTCGTTCTCGAACGAGTGCACTGGGTAGTGGAGGCGGACATCGAGGGGTTCTTCGAGAACGTCGATCACAACTGGCTGTGTCGGATGCTGGAGGAGCGGGTGGACGATCAAGCGTTCATTCGTCTAATCCGCAAGTGGCTCAAAGCCGGAATCCTGCAAGAGGCCGGTGAAGTGATCCACCCGGCAACGGGAACCCCGCAAGGGGGGATCATCTCGCCTGTTCTGGCCAACATCTACCTGCACTACGCATTGGACCTGTGGGTGGAGAAGGTCTTGCCGAAAGGTCTTCGGGGGGCGCACGTCTGCATGCGCTATGCAGATGACTTTGTCGTCGGATTCGAATATGGCAGCGAGGCCGAGCGGTTCTTTTCGGAACTGCCACGCCGAATGGCCAAGTTCGGGTTGAGCATGGCCGCTGACAAGAGTGCCATCCTGAGGTTCAGTCGGTGCGATCTCGAAGGCAGTGGCTGTTTTGCCTTTCTGGGATTCGAGTTCTACTGGGCTCGGACCCGCAAGGGTCGGGTCACCGTCAAACGGCGAACGTCCAAGAAGAAGTTCAGGGCTTCGCTCTCCGGGCTTAAAGAATGGATGCGGAATAACCGGAGTCGGCCTCTGAAGGAACTGGCTGTCATCCTCCGGCGTAGGTTTGCCGGTTACTTCAACTACTACGGAGTGATCGGGAACTCGGACCGCCTTTGGCAGTACTGGACTCTGGCGCGGAAGATTATCTTCCGTGCCCTGAACCGCCGCAGCCAAAGACTCAGCTACAACTGGACGGGGTTCTCCCGGATGTGGATTACCCTCGCTATCCCTAACCCTCATATCGTAGAAAAACCCTTCCAACGATCCGTCTCATGGACTCTCTCCTACAGATGAAAGCCTCCCGGTCCACTCCACTGCGCGACCGCTCAGAGGAGCCCTGTGCGGTAGTCCCGCACGCAGGGATCTGCGAGGGGGCCGTCCGGCAACGGACGGTCCTACCTTGATGCTGAAAAATGAGAACTGTTGGAAACGTATGGATACTCATCGGGGTTTCCGGTTACCTAGTGCTTTGTCTTTCAACCGTAATTTCGTTCGTTTCGAGATCATCTC
Proteins encoded in this region:
- the ltrA gene encoding group II intron reverse transcriptase/maturase, with the protein product MSSTLLGLREKAGKEPKYRFRSLYREINLPMLYESFYELRRHAATGVDGVSVENYEKDLDGNLRGLLERLVAKRYRAQHVKRRFISKGGGRLRPLGIPALEDKIVQMAASKLLQAIYEADFLDMSKGYRPKRGARDASQELRERLVLERVHWVVEADIEGFFENVDHNWLCRMLEERVDDQAFIRLIRKWLKAGILQEAGEVIHPATGTPQGGIISPVLANIYLHYALDLWVEKVLPKGLRGAHVCMRYADDFVVGFEYGSEAERFFSELPRRMAKFGLSMAADKSAILRFSRCDLEGSGCFAFLGFEFYWARTRKGRVTVKRRTSKKKFRASLSGLKEWMRNNRSRPLKELAVILRRRFAGYFNYYGVIGNSDRLWQYWTLARKIIFRALNRRSQRLSYNWTGFSRMWITLAIPNPHIVEKPFQRSVSWTLSYR